TAAACTTGATGTCCAGGGCGGTGACTTCCTCTCCGTCCGACCATTTGATCCCTTTTCTTATGTAATAAACTATCGCGCCCAGGTCTTCAGAAAACTCCCATCTTTCGGCGAGAGCCGGTATGAGCTTTCCGTCAGGATTTCTCGTAATTAAAGGAAGGTAAAGCTGTTCGGACACCGGATTTCTGCCCGTGAACATAGGATGCAGGGGCTGATTTGGCCTCGGTATGTCACTGCCGGTTAGTCCTATTTTCAATGTGCCGCCTTTGTCGCCCGTGAGGTTTTTCACGGGACTTTTTGTGCATCCAGCCGTCACAGTCACGGCTAACAAAACAGCGCATAAAACCGGGAAACAAACTAATCGGAAGTTTTTCATGCCTCCCCCTTGAAAGCGTTATGATTTTTTTTGTTTAGAACTATATTTTTTCATAAATCTTTCAACTCTTCCTGCGGTATCAACAAACTTCTGTTTGCCTGTGAAATACGGATGACACGCCGAACAAATTTCAACGCCGAAAGAAGGTCTGGTTGAGAAAGTCTCTATTATGTTTCCGCATGCACATGTTATCGTACATTTCTGATATTTCGGATGAATCCCTTTTTTCATCTCTCCTCCTGATCTTT
This is a stretch of genomic DNA from candidate division WOR-3 bacterium. It encodes these proteins:
- the rpmE gene encoding 50S ribosomal protein L31 yields the protein MKKGIHPKYQKCTITCACGNIIETFSTRPSFGVEICSACHPYFTGKQKFVDTAGRVERFMKKYSSKQKKS